One genomic region from Paroceanicella profunda encodes:
- a CDS encoding pyocin activator PrtN family protein: MNTAFLLIAMYSGRPIIPAEDVARDFFGLSTDKFIRKVSAGSIALPLVRMEASQKCAKGVHIDDLAEYLDKRRAAAVKECLQLQGLR, translated from the coding sequence ATGAACACGGCGTTTCTCTTGATAGCAATGTATTCCGGGCGACCGATCATTCCCGCTGAGGATGTCGCTAGGGATTTTTTCGGTCTGAGTACCGACAAGTTCATCCGCAAAGTCTCGGCTGGTTCCATCGCCCTCCCTCTCGTCCGCATGGAAGCGTCGCAGAAATGCGCCAAAGGCGTCCATATCGACGATCTGGCCGAGTACCTGGACAAGAGACGTGCTGCAGCCGTCAAGGAATGCCTGCAACTGCAGGGCCTTCGGTAA
- a CDS encoding ArdC family protein, with protein sequence MTSEHHAACKSGPRTNFYDDITDKIIAELEDGRLPWVQPWGTAAVQAPLAMPRNASTGRQYSGINVLILWGAVIQQGYPTQHWLTFRQALSLGGNVRKGERGTTVVYADRFTPEDEKRRAREAEEDANSIPFLKRFTVFNAAQCEGLPDDIAVEAPPPPPGLIEPRVEELIAATGIDFRIGGNRAFYVPAPDYVQVPPPQAYFEPINWHRTALHEMGHATGHASRLGRDFSGGFGTKKYAFEELIAEISSAFCCASLGIVPTVRHADYIGSWLEVMREDSRAIVRAASQASKAADWLLAHLPDDSTDVDRQTSTAGRAAA encoded by the coding sequence ATGACCAGTGAGCATCACGCGGCCTGCAAAAGCGGCCCGCGCACCAACTTTTATGACGACATCACCGACAAGATCATCGCCGAGCTGGAGGACGGCCGGCTGCCCTGGGTCCAGCCCTGGGGGACGGCGGCGGTGCAGGCGCCGCTCGCCATGCCGCGCAACGCCAGCACGGGTCGGCAATATTCCGGGATCAATGTCCTGATCCTCTGGGGCGCCGTGATCCAGCAGGGCTATCCAACCCAGCACTGGCTGACGTTTCGACAGGCACTGTCACTCGGAGGCAATGTCCGCAAGGGCGAGCGGGGCACGACCGTCGTCTATGCCGACCGTTTCACGCCTGAAGACGAGAAGCGCCGCGCCCGGGAGGCCGAGGAAGACGCCAACAGCATCCCGTTCCTGAAGCGCTTTACCGTGTTCAACGCGGCGCAATGCGAGGGTTTACCCGACGACATCGCCGTCGAGGCACCGCCACCGCCGCCCGGGCTGATCGAGCCGCGGGTCGAGGAACTGATCGCCGCGACTGGTATCGACTTCCGGATCGGCGGCAACCGCGCCTTCTATGTCCCCGCGCCCGATTATGTTCAGGTGCCACCTCCGCAGGCCTATTTCGAGCCGATCAACTGGCACCGGACCGCCCTGCACGAGATGGGGCACGCGACAGGACATGCCTCACGGTTGGGGCGGGATTTCTCGGGCGGTTTCGGCACAAAAAAATACGCCTTCGAGGAACTGATCGCCGAGATTTCGAGCGCGTTTTGTTGCGCCTCGCTCGGGATCGTGCCGACCGTGCGCCACGCCGATTATATCGGCTCCTGGCTGGAGGTGATGCGCGAAGATTCTCGCGCCATCGTGCGTGCAGCCTCGCAGGCCAGCAAGGCGGCCGATTGGCTGCTGGCTCATCTGCCCGACGACAGCACCGATGTTGATCGGCAAACTTCGACGGCAGGGAGGGCTGCGGCATGA
- a CDS encoding RES family NAD+ phosphorylase translates to MTEGPRDHTLIDALEGLTPQAYEGRLWRVTRDGRDPTLFFAGGNRWDDGTFEVLYTSLTREGALAEMHYHVARGQPIAPSKIKYRLHELQVSIEGVLDLTDKSFLASLGIDPATYGKLPYLKREGEYEACQKIGEAAHFLGSDDAADPSAILVPNARHDGDNMVIFGDYVSFEAIEHIRDHGVIDWTKI, encoded by the coding sequence ATGACAGAAGGCCCCAGAGATCACACGCTCATCGATGCTCTGGAAGGACTGACGCCACAGGCCTATGAAGGTCGCCTATGGCGCGTCACTCGCGACGGGCGCGATCCGACTCTTTTCTTTGCGGGCGGCAACCGGTGGGATGATGGCACGTTTGAAGTACTGTACACGTCGCTCACTCGAGAAGGCGCGCTCGCGGAAATGCACTACCACGTGGCGCGCGGGCAGCCAATCGCGCCCTCGAAAATCAAGTATCGCCTGCATGAGCTGCAAGTGAGTATCGAGGGCGTTCTTGATCTGACCGACAAGAGCTTCCTTGCAAGTCTTGGCATAGATCCGGCGACATATGGCAAACTTCCTTATCTCAAGCGCGAGGGCGAATACGAGGCGTGCCAGAAGATCGGCGAGGCAGCACATTTCTTGGGTTCGGATGATGCCGCCGATCCATCAGCAATCCTGGTTCCAAATGCCCGGCACGACGGCGACAACATGGTGATCTTTGGCGACTACGTGAGTTTCGAAGCCATCGAGCACATCAGAGACCATGGCGTGATCGACTGGACGAAGATCTAG
- a CDS encoding antitoxin of toxin-antitoxin stability system, which translates to MSEDIEITVYRLDELSDAARDKARAWYREGGFDDDWYDAVYEDFQRVTEILGLNLKTRTVGLMGGGTQQEPSIWFRGFWSQGDGACFETFYAYRKGAPRRIREYAPQGTELHRIADALQTVQRRNFYQLRADVRHHGHYYHEYCMAISVQRDSPSWQDLTADAEEVVIEALRDLARWLYRQLEREYDYLSSDEVVDEAIIANGYTFTEAGRRFG; encoded by the coding sequence ATGAGTGAGGACATCGAGATCACTGTCTATCGCCTCGACGAGCTTTCCGATGCAGCCAGGGACAAAGCCCGTGCCTGGTATCGCGAAGGTGGCTTCGACGATGACTGGTACGATGCCGTCTATGAGGATTTCCAGCGCGTCACCGAAATCCTCGGGCTGAACCTCAAGACCCGAACCGTCGGGTTGATGGGCGGCGGCACACAGCAGGAACCCTCCATCTGGTTCCGGGGCTTCTGGAGCCAGGGGGATGGCGCATGCTTCGAAACCTTCTATGCCTATCGCAAGGGCGCGCCGCGCCGGATCAGAGAATACGCGCCGCAGGGCACCGAGCTGCACCGCATCGCCGACGCCCTGCAGACGGTCCAGCGGCGTAATTTCTATCAGCTTCGCGCCGATGTCCGTCATCACGGCCATTATTACCATGAGTATTGCATGGCGATTTCGGTCCAGCGTGACAGTCCGAGTTGGCAGGACTTGACCGCCGACGCCGAGGAGGTGGTTATCGAGGCGTTGCGCGATCTGGCCCGCTGGCTCTACCGCCAGCTCGAGCGCGAATACGACTATCTGTCCTCGGATGAGGTCGTCGATGAGGCCATCATCGCCAACGGTTACACCTTCACCGAAGCCGGACGCAGGTTCGGCTGA
- a CDS encoding DUF2958 domain-containing protein, whose translation MILLTGTQRNRLLANGRDRDQDHIPVVKFFNPFGAGVWLATELDEDGDIMFGLADIGYPELGSWSLNELRSIRLPFGMGIERDLLFTGDFPISVWAETARETGSIRDAERLLYRSGRLPGGTRLDTESPRS comes from the coding sequence ATGATCCTCCTGACCGGCACACAGCGTAACCGTTTGCTGGCGAATGGCCGCGATCGCGATCAGGATCACATCCCGGTCGTGAAGTTCTTCAATCCCTTTGGCGCCGGTGTCTGGCTCGCGACCGAGCTCGATGAGGACGGCGACATCATGTTTGGCCTGGCCGACATCGGCTACCCCGAACTTGGCTCATGGAGCCTCAACGAACTGCGTTCCATTCGGCTGCCCTTCGGCATGGGCATCGAGCGGGATCTGCTATTCACGGGGGACTTCCCGATCTCGGTCTGGGCCGAGACCGCCCGCGAGACCGGCAGCATTCGCGATGCCGAGCGCCTGCTTTATCGCTCGGGCCGCCTGCCAGGCGGGACACGCCTCGACACGGAGTCCCCCCGTTCCTGA
- a CDS encoding UvrD-helicase domain-containing protein: MSRRIDKPDTPADIELRECLSAAERRSFIMVAGAGSGKTTSLIKALSAIIDLHGEELKRRRQRVACITYTEIAAEEIWTDVGNNPIVHVSTIHSFMWMLVRPFQSDVRKWVAARIQEKIGELEEKIATYGPRVQQRTKDKDQRDLARYQQSLERIDLVKSFTYGTGSDYPKGILGHDDVLRCATQFLDQRPLFRSLLAQQFPFVFVDESQDTTEGVVTALKEVAAQSQGKFCLGFFGDPMQRIYMTGAGPIGAEDGWATITKEENFRCPTTVLAVANAIRRDDDKLEQTRGRTIKTPDGEEIPVAGTARMFILPADERRDQYIAKVRAWVADQNCDETWRDGFIKLLVIVHRMAARRLGFDDLYVAMNSKAPSSFKDGFLDATAWPLRAFMSLALPLASATNEGREFDAMSLLRMFSPKLSKENTPKIGIPTLLADLRHAAAKLAEMMQPGSKATIRDVLEHMRDTGLIALDPRVLSYLEGGVPPPPQQDDNQAAQEDDEDAPLEMSAMDSFLACKASEFWGYKEYVEELSPFSTQQGIKGAEFDRVLVIADDGESSHFQFSYDKYFGIKELSDNDKKNLDEGKETQVERTRRLFYVCCTRAMDDLVVVLFADDVGAAEQAVRAKNLFPADQIFTEAALG, from the coding sequence ATGAGCCGGCGTATAGACAAGCCGGACACTCCGGCCGACATCGAATTGAGGGAATGCCTGTCCGCTGCCGAGCGTCGCTCGTTCATAATGGTCGCTGGTGCGGGCTCGGGTAAAACCACGTCGCTCATCAAGGCGCTGTCAGCGATCATCGATCTTCATGGTGAGGAGTTGAAACGCCGTCGACAGCGTGTCGCCTGTATCACCTACACCGAGATTGCGGCTGAAGAGATTTGGACCGATGTCGGCAATAATCCGATCGTCCACGTGTCTACGATCCATAGCTTCATGTGGATGCTGGTTCGTCCGTTTCAGAGCGACGTTCGAAAATGGGTGGCGGCTCGCATCCAGGAAAAGATCGGAGAACTTGAGGAGAAGATTGCGACCTACGGCCCGCGCGTTCAACAACGAACGAAGGACAAAGACCAACGCGACCTAGCACGCTACCAACAATCTCTGGAGCGTATCGATCTGGTAAAATCCTTCACATACGGGACCGGAAGCGACTATCCGAAAGGCATCCTTGGCCACGACGATGTGCTGCGGTGCGCGACGCAGTTCCTAGATCAGCGGCCTCTTTTCCGGTCGCTGTTGGCACAGCAGTTCCCCTTCGTATTCGTCGATGAAAGCCAGGACACCACTGAGGGTGTGGTGACTGCGTTGAAGGAGGTTGCGGCTCAGTCGCAGGGTAAGTTTTGCCTCGGCTTTTTTGGTGACCCAATGCAGCGCATTTATATGACGGGCGCCGGACCGATTGGAGCCGAGGACGGATGGGCAACGATCACCAAAGAAGAAAATTTCCGATGCCCAACAACCGTTTTGGCCGTCGCGAACGCAATTCGCCGCGACGATGACAAGCTAGAACAAACGAGAGGGCGGACTATCAAGACGCCCGACGGCGAAGAGATTCCTGTCGCAGGCACGGCGCGAATGTTCATCTTGCCCGCCGACGAGCGGCGCGACCAGTACATCGCAAAAGTTCGGGCTTGGGTCGCGGATCAAAACTGCGACGAAACATGGCGAGACGGTTTTATCAAGCTTCTCGTCATCGTGCATCGAATGGCGGCAAGGCGGTTGGGCTTTGACGATCTTTATGTGGCAATGAATTCCAAAGCACCTAGTTCGTTCAAGGACGGCTTTCTTGACGCCACTGCATGGCCTCTCCGCGCATTTATGAGCCTAGCGCTACCGCTCGCCTCGGCGACGAATGAGGGACGCGAGTTCGACGCAATGTCCCTTCTACGGATGTTCTCGCCAAAGCTTTCAAAAGAAAATACGCCTAAAATAGGAATTCCGACTCTTCTCGCCGACCTTCGACATGCCGCTGCGAAACTGGCGGAGATGATGCAGCCGGGCTCAAAAGCAACAATTCGTGATGTGCTAGAACACATGCGTGACACGGGACTTATTGCCCTCGACCCACGAGTCCTGAGCTATTTGGAGGGAGGCGTGCCTCCGCCTCCGCAGCAGGACGACAATCAAGCCGCTCAGGAAGACGATGAGGATGCGCCACTCGAAATGAGCGCAATGGATAGCTTCCTCGCATGCAAGGCGTCGGAATTTTGGGGGTACAAAGAATATGTCGAGGAACTGTCGCCTTTCTCCACGCAGCAGGGCATTAAGGGCGCTGAGTTCGACAGAGTGCTCGTGATTGCCGACGATGGCGAGAGTTCGCATTTCCAATTTTCTTACGACAAGTATTTTGGGATTAAAGAACTCTCAGACAACGACAAAAAGAACTTAGACGAAGGAAAAGAGACGCAGGTCGAACGGACGCGCCGTCTCTTCTATGTGTGCTGTACGCGCGCGATGGATGATCTCGTTGTCGTCCTCTTCGCAGATGATGTTGGGGCGGCCGAGCAAGCCGTCCGCGCGAAGAATCTGTTTCCTGCCGATCAGATTTTCACGGAGGCAGCCTTAGGCTAG
- a CDS encoding DUF6088 family protein, which translates to MQHLAEQIMTHAEGLPEGAPLAAKGLLHLGSRAGVDQALSRLAERGQLIRAGRGVYLRPIKSRFGTRAPSVEQAVAALAAQRGEVIVPTGAAEANALGLTTQVPVRSVYLTSGRSRTLSLGKQLVELCHAPRWQLALGKRPAGSAVRALAWLGPEQAETALRSLKQKLPAAAFDELVTAAPQFPTWLARSVGKAAHA; encoded by the coding sequence ATGCAGCACCTTGCAGAACAGATAATGACCCATGCAGAGGGACTTCCGGAAGGAGCGCCACTTGCCGCAAAGGGGCTGCTGCACCTCGGCAGCCGTGCCGGTGTGGATCAGGCCTTGTCGCGCCTTGCCGAGCGCGGCCAGTTGATCCGTGCCGGGCGCGGCGTTTACCTGCGACCGATCAAAAGCCGGTTTGGAACGCGCGCTCCGTCCGTGGAACAGGCCGTCGCGGCCCTCGCGGCGCAACGTGGCGAAGTCATCGTTCCAACCGGCGCCGCCGAAGCGAATGCGCTCGGGCTGACCACGCAAGTGCCTGTTCGCTCTGTGTACCTGACCTCGGGTCGCAGCCGCACGCTCTCCTTGGGCAAACAACTCGTGGAGCTGTGCCACGCCCCCCGATGGCAACTCGCCCTTGGGAAAAGGCCGGCAGGCAGTGCTGTTCGCGCCCTGGCCTGGCTCGGGCCGGAACAGGCAGAGACAGCTCTTAGATCGCTGAAGCAGAAACTGCCCGCAGCGGCGTTTGACGAATTGGTAACCGCAGCACCGCAGTTCCCGACCTGGCTTGCACGCAGTGTCGGGAAGGCGGCGCATGCCTGA
- a CDS encoding ATP-dependent nuclease: MHLKSFRLKNYRRLRDVHIEFAPDISIFVGANNSGKTSATQAVQMFLSGRKEQFSLFDFSSNVWKHLNEIGEGSPADDGEAALPIITLDLWFEVAEDDLYLVLPILPSSDWQGKEVGIRIEFGAVNTSETLRRFREAKQKAASQLEALGDNAGTYVPWPKSLTHFLEEQLKTEYEFRYFVLDRAQFSDAYAELDANYDPQTIPTEPGGGTILRSLVRVDYLHAQRHLADPNSNTSGGMGRAEQLSRRLSRFYERNLTQRPDDHAALKALFDSEESLNKHLMDVFKPTLDRIAKLGYPGMHNPQLEIASGLNPATVMSQDAKVHYVLGEDMPLRLPDSYNGLGLKNLIYMVVEILDTQEKWKLDESRPPLHIVFVEEPEAHLHAQLQQVFIRNVLELLKVEGEELSAFRSQLIVTTHSPHILYERGFTPIRYFRRHITDGEQTTQVLNLSTFQAGDAPKDRDFLQRYLKLTHCDLFFADAAILVEGNVERLLLPLMIEKVAKGLNAASLSVLEVGGAFGHRFRELIRFLGIRTLVITDLDSVAIVEAPAEEEEEDEKEFEIPAEEEDGEPVKKYGKTCEPLEADAATANQTLIQWLPKKKTVADLLAATDEEKTEDIPCTDNAKVRVVYQSAIDVTWEGVTESVCGRTLEASFGLQNAEWCQDADRKPLGLKLRGQIATPAALATGLHKRVIGQYFDKTKFALGVLARKEEQWSVPLYIEQGLQWLEKTVALDVKEEVQAAAEAIAADTIEAPQDPDLSQ; the protein is encoded by the coding sequence ATGCATCTCAAATCATTCCGCCTTAAAAACTACAGGCGGCTGCGCGACGTTCACATCGAATTTGCCCCGGACATTTCGATTTTTGTAGGGGCTAACAACAGCGGCAAGACATCCGCCACCCAAGCTGTGCAAATGTTCCTTTCGGGACGAAAGGAACAATTCTCTCTATTCGACTTCAGCTCTAACGTCTGGAAGCACTTGAATGAGATAGGAGAGGGGTCACCCGCCGACGATGGGGAGGCAGCTCTACCAATTATCACGCTAGATCTTTGGTTCGAGGTCGCCGAAGACGATCTCTATTTGGTTTTGCCTATCTTGCCGAGTTCGGACTGGCAGGGAAAAGAGGTTGGCATTCGGATTGAGTTCGGCGCGGTTAATACGTCCGAAACGCTTAGGCGTTTTCGGGAGGCAAAGCAGAAAGCGGCTTCACAGTTAGAAGCCCTTGGAGACAATGCGGGCACCTACGTGCCTTGGCCGAAGAGCCTAACACACTTTCTTGAGGAACAGCTTAAAACGGAATATGAATTCCGTTACTTCGTTCTCGACCGCGCGCAATTCAGCGACGCATATGCTGAGCTAGACGCCAACTACGATCCCCAGACGATACCTACGGAGCCCGGCGGTGGAACAATCTTGCGATCCTTGGTCCGCGTGGATTACTTGCATGCGCAACGCCATCTTGCCGATCCCAACTCCAATACCTCTGGAGGGATGGGGCGCGCGGAACAATTGTCGCGTCGTCTAAGTCGTTTCTACGAGCGCAATCTCACTCAAAGGCCCGACGACCATGCTGCGTTGAAGGCGCTCTTCGATTCTGAGGAGAGTCTCAACAAGCATCTCATGGACGTGTTCAAACCAACGTTAGACCGCATCGCCAAGCTTGGCTATCCCGGCATGCACAATCCGCAACTCGAGATTGCGTCAGGCCTAAATCCCGCGACCGTGATGAGCCAGGACGCGAAAGTTCACTATGTGCTCGGCGAAGACATGCCTTTGCGGCTTCCCGACAGCTACAATGGGCTGGGCCTCAAAAATCTCATCTACATGGTCGTCGAGATTCTCGACACTCAGGAAAAGTGGAAACTCGATGAGAGTCGGCCACCGTTGCACATCGTCTTTGTGGAGGAACCGGAAGCGCATCTTCACGCGCAGCTGCAACAGGTCTTCATCCGCAACGTGCTGGAGCTGTTGAAGGTTGAGGGCGAAGAACTGAGCGCCTTCCGATCGCAACTTATCGTCACGACGCACTCGCCGCACATCCTCTATGAAAGGGGATTCACGCCGATCCGCTATTTCCGCAGGCACATCACCGATGGTGAGCAGACAACGCAGGTACTCAACCTATCGACGTTCCAAGCAGGAGATGCGCCGAAAGACCGCGATTTCCTGCAACGCTACTTGAAACTCACTCACTGCGACTTGTTTTTCGCCGACGCAGCAATTTTGGTGGAAGGGAACGTGGAGCGGCTGTTGCTGCCACTTATGATCGAGAAGGTGGCGAAAGGGCTAAACGCTGCCTCTCTGTCGGTGCTGGAGGTCGGAGGAGCATTCGGCCACCGGTTTCGAGAGCTGATCCGATTTCTTGGCATCAGAACGCTCGTCATTACCGATCTAGACAGTGTGGCTATCGTCGAAGCTCCGGCTGAGGAGGAAGAAGAGGACGAGAAGGAATTCGAGATTCCGGCTGAGGAGGAAGATGGCGAGCCGGTCAAAAAATACGGCAAAACCTGCGAGCCGCTTGAAGCGGACGCAGCCACGGCCAATCAAACGCTCATCCAGTGGCTTCCGAAGAAAAAAACTGTTGCGGATCTTCTCGCTGCAACGGACGAGGAAAAAACCGAAGACATTCCGTGCACCGACAATGCCAAGGTGCGCGTCGTTTACCAATCTGCGATTGACGTCACTTGGGAGGGTGTCACCGAGTCAGTATGCGGCCGCACGCTAGAAGCAAGTTTTGGTCTGCAGAACGCGGAATGGTGCCAAGATGCGGATCGAAAACCACTGGGGCTCAAATTGCGCGGTCAGATCGCGACGCCGGCCGCCTTGGCCACGGGTCTCCACAAGCGCGTCATCGGACAATACTTCGACAAAACGAAGTTTGCGCTTGGCGTGCTTGCCCGCAAAGAAGAGCAATGGTCAGTGCCCCTCTACATCGAGCAGGGCCTTCAATGGCTGGAGAAGACCGTCGCCCTAGACGTGAAGGAAGAGGTTCAAGCCGCAGCGGAGGCGATCGCTGCCGATACGATTGAGGCACCGCAAGATCCGGACCTGTCACAATGA
- a CDS encoding ParB/RepB/Spo0J family partition protein codes for MATATQKITLSSSRDIPFNKLVLSQSNVRRVKAGISVEELAESIARRGLIQSLHVRPELDSEGKETGLFEVPAGGRRYRALELLVKQKRLNKTTPVPCIVSEAGDDILIDEVSLAENIERAPLHPLDQFRAFQVLREKGMSEEEIAAAFFVDAKVVKQRLRLVSVSPALLETYAEDGMTLEQLMAFTISDDQARQEQVWEAIKDGWQKEPYTIRRMLTETTVRASDKRSLFVGIEAYEAAGGYVLRDLFQQDDGGWLQDPVLLDQLAGEKLKAEAETIAAEGWKWIEVAADFPYGHTSGMRRLAGTTIDLTDQERAEREKLRDEFDALEAQYAEADELPDEVDARLGEIEEALEAFETRPMRYDADQMARAGVFVSIRHDGQLAVERGYVRPEDEAAEGPEGDDADGASPEGGEPGGVQRAVITVGGTAAESEEDEDVETIRPLPDRLVSELTAHRTLALRDAVATNPHVAMTALLHRLVTDCFLPHSTRGCLEAHVREVHFPAQADDLGESASAKSIQDRHERWGDHIPADDAALWDWLADQDDDTRMELLAHCVSFGVNALHEKPNPYGGMGVSQHGLDVRLSQADRLAQATGLDMVAVGWRPTVGNYLGRVTKPRIIEAVREGAGERAAQLIDHLKKSDMAKEAERLLAETDWLPEPLRMVDPDAEVDADAGIDAEANDLPEFLAGDGEEDEAAGDEDPQSMVAAE; via the coding sequence ATGGCCACTGCCACTCAGAAGATCACCCTGTCGTCCTCGCGCGACATCCCCTTCAACAAGCTGGTGCTCAGCCAGTCCAACGTCCGTCGCGTGAAGGCCGGCATCTCGGTCGAGGAACTGGCCGAGTCCATTGCCCGCCGAGGGCTGATCCAGTCCCTGCATGTCCGCCCCGAACTCGACTCGGAAGGCAAGGAGACCGGCCTCTTCGAGGTGCCGGCTGGCGGGCGCCGTTACCGGGCGCTGGAACTGCTGGTCAAGCAGAAGCGCCTCAACAAGACCACGCCGGTGCCCTGTATCGTCTCGGAGGCCGGAGACGACATCCTGATCGACGAGGTGTCGCTGGCCGAGAACATCGAGCGCGCCCCGCTGCATCCGCTCGATCAGTTTCGCGCCTTCCAGGTCCTTCGTGAGAAGGGCATGAGCGAGGAGGAAATCGCCGCCGCCTTTTTTGTCGACGCCAAAGTGGTGAAGCAGCGTCTGCGCCTGGTCTCGGTCTCGCCGGCGCTGCTCGAGACCTATGCCGAGGACGGCATGACGCTGGAACAGCTCATGGCCTTTACAATCTCCGACGACCAGGCCCGGCAGGAACAGGTCTGGGAGGCGATCAAGGATGGCTGGCAGAAGGAGCCTTACACGATCCGGCGCATGCTGACCGAGACCACGGTGCGCGCCTCCGACAAGCGGTCACTCTTCGTCGGCATCGAGGCTTACGAGGCGGCGGGCGGCTATGTGCTACGCGATCTCTTCCAGCAGGACGATGGCGGCTGGCTCCAGGACCCGGTGCTGCTCGACCAGCTGGCGGGCGAGAAGCTGAAGGCCGAGGCCGAAACCATCGCCGCCGAGGGCTGGAAGTGGATCGAGGTCGCGGCCGATTTTCCCTATGGCCATACCAGTGGCATGCGCCGTCTGGCCGGCACCACCATCGACCTGACCGACCAGGAGCGTGCCGAGCGCGAAAAGCTCCGCGACGAGTTCGACGCGTTGGAGGCGCAATATGCCGAGGCCGACGAACTGCCCGACGAGGTGGATGCGCGGCTCGGCGAGATCGAAGAGGCGCTGGAAGCCTTCGAGACCCGACCGATGCGCTACGACGCCGATCAGATGGCCCGCGCCGGTGTCTTCGTCAGCATCCGCCATGACGGCCAGCTCGCCGTCGAGCGCGGCTATGTCCGTCCCGAAGACGAGGCGGCGGAAGGTCCCGAGGGCGATGACGCCGATGGTGCATCTCCCGAAGGCGGCGAGCCCGGCGGCGTCCAGCGCGCTGTCATCACCGTGGGCGGCACGGCGGCCGAATCCGAAGAGGACGAGGACGTCGAAACCATCCGGCCTCTGCCGGACCGCCTGGTCAGCGAGCTCACCGCGCATCGCACGCTGGCGCTCCGCGATGCCGTGGCGACCAACCCGCATGTGGCTATGACGGCGCTGCTGCATCGGCTGGTCACCGATTGCTTCCTGCCGCATTCCACCAGGGGGTGCCTCGAGGCCCATGTCCGGGAAGTTCATTTCCCGGCGCAAGCCGACGACCTGGGTGAAAGCGCTTCGGCGAAGTCCATCCAGGATCGGCATGAACGCTGGGGGGATCACATCCCGGCTGACGATGCGGCGCTCTGGGACTGGCTGGCCGATCAGGACGACGACACCCGGATGGAGTTGCTCGCCCATTGCGTCAGCTTCGGCGTCAATGCCTTGCACGAGAAGCCCAACCCCTATGGCGGTATGGGCGTCAGCCAGCATGGGCTCGACGTGCGCCTGTCCCAGGCCGACCGGCTGGCGCAGGCGACAGGCTTAGACATGGTGGCCGTGGGGTGGCGGCCGACCGTCGGCAACTATCTCGGGCGCGTGACCAAGCCGCGGATCATCGAGGCAGTGCGCGAGGGCGCAGGCGAGCGGGCCGCCCAGCTCATCGACCATCTGAAGAAGAGCGACATGGCGAAGGAGGCCGAGCGCCTTCTGGCCGAAACCGACTGGCTTCCGGAGCCGCTGCGCATGGTGGATCCCGATGCCGAGGTCGATGCGGATGCCGGGATCGACGCCGAGGCCAACGATCTGCCCGAGTTCCTCGCCGGAGACGGCGAAGAGGACGAAGCCGCCGGGGACGAAGACCCGCAGAGCATGGTCGCCGCGGAATGA
- the radC gene encoding RadC family protein → MTRNTRTPAIEPQPLRFSAQEQAVVYEARQILLRHLNQNPVLSSWQSVLDYCALTIRGDVERFHALYLDRRNRLISDECLAIGTIDHVPVYPREVLRRCLALNASALIIVHNHPAGDPEPSAADLAMTKEIGNACASLGVVLHDHIITGAGRETSLRARGEL, encoded by the coding sequence ATGACACGAAACACGAGAACACCCGCCATCGAACCGCAGCCGCTGCGGTTCTCCGCCCAAGAGCAAGCCGTGGTCTACGAGGCCCGGCAGATCCTGCTGCGCCACCTCAATCAAAACCCTGTCCTGTCGTCCTGGCAATCGGTGCTCGATTATTGTGCCCTCACCATCAGGGGCGATGTGGAGCGCTTCCATGCCCTCTATCTCGACCGGAGGAACCGGCTGATCTCAGACGAGTGCCTCGCCATCGGCACCATCGATCACGTCCCGGTCTATCCTCGGGAGGTGCTGCGGCGCTGCCTGGCGCTCAATGCCTCGGCGCTGATCATCGTCCACAATCATCCGGCCGGTGATCCCGAGCCCTCGGCCGCCGACCTCGCAATGACGAAAGAAATCGGGAACGCCTGTGCGTCTCTGGGGGTAGTGCTGCACGATCACATCATCACCGGGGCTGGCCGGGAGACCAGTCTGCGCGCCCGCGGCGAGCTTTGA